tggcgggcgcctgtaatctcagctacttgggaggctgagacaggagaatcacttgaacccgggaagcagaggttgcagtgagccgagattgtgccactgcactccagcctgggcaacagagctagactccatttcaaaaaaaaaaaaagtacctgcCTATTTCTGCATTcgaggcaatttttaaaaaataatgcagttAAACTTCACGTTTCTACTTTCAAACTGCACCTACAAAACTGGAAAGGCAAGGGAGTCTCTAGGAGTTAATACATGTTAAAATTAAGTCTGTCCCACTCCTTGGAACCTGTTCCTACTCTGCGATAGATTGTACTCTTCCAAATATGTCTGTAGTTTCACACCTGATAAAACTCCTTTTTATTCAATACTCCAGCTCAAAAGTCTTATCCTCTTTGAAGCCTTCCGAGGGTCTCTGGGTTTGCAACACTTACAGAGGGCCATAGAAccacgttcttttttttttttttttgagacggagtctcgctctgtagtccaggctggagtgcagtggcacgatctcggctcactgcaacttccgcctcccggggtcaagcgattcttctgcctcagcctccccagtagctgggattacaggtgcccgccaccactcccagctaatttttgtatttttagtagagacagggtttcaccatattggccaggctggtctcgaactcctgacctcgtgatccgctcgcctcagcctcccaaagtgctgggattacaggcgtgagctaccagcCTGGCCACTTTCACTTTTAATAAGAGTGTCTGCCTGTATAATCCCCTTGTGTTTCACAAGGGCAGGAACTGAGTCGCATTGACCTCATTCTTCCTCCAGGGCTCAGCTCAGGGTTTGGCAAATAGTAGTAGGCATTCGGCAAGTTTTttagtgaaataaatgaaatagcgATGAGTCGTGGAAATGTTTGAGTAGAAGCAGCCCAAATATAGTGATAAATgccaacaatttttattttttaaattatctttgaaaTAACAATGGAAACGGGGTCTCGAtatgttgccctggctgttctggaactcctgacctcaagtgatcctcctgcctcgccctcccaaagtgttgggattacaggagtgagccccaCTTCGCCTGGCCCGCCAAAAATTTTTAGATGCAATTCTTCTTTCCTCGAGGCTCACTTTGTCCAAGTCTGCCACTCTACACGGGCTCCCCAAGCCAATTTCCCCTGGCTCCCGCCCCGTCCTCCTGTCGCTGCAGCACCGTCTCAGAGCTCACCGTCCAGGGCCTCGTCTGGAGCCGCCGCCACCCGGTGCTGCACTTCCGCCTGTACCAGGGGGCCGAATAATTCCGTTACCAGCTCCTTCATCTGGGCCACGCCAGACAATAGGCCCTGGAAAGGGTCGCCGTCACCCGGCGCCTCACAGGACACCCGCAGCTTCTGCGGCTTCCCTTCCTGCCCGACATACTCTCCCAGCAGCTCCATGGTGACCACTAAGCTTCCAGAACACGACACCGGGAAGCGCCACCCGGAGGCGGAAATCAGCCCGTGGCCTGCGCAGGCGGCAGAAGGGAGAGGAGTGACATCCGTTTGTCGGAAGTCGCTCCTCCCCCTTCCTTCgccttttttccttgtcattggTTCCTGGCACTCGGGCCCCGCCTCCTCCGGCTACGCCCCTCGTGGCCGCTTTTCCCGCCTCCGCCGGGGCCGAGCCGCGGTTCGGGTGACAGTTGAGGATGGCCGGAGCCGAGGGCTCCGCTGGGCGGCAGTCGGAGCTGGAGCCCGTGGTATCGTTGGTCGACGTCCTCGAGGAGGACGAGGAGCTGGAGAATGAGGCGTGTGCTGTCCTGGGCGGCAGCGACTCCGAGAAGTGCTCCTACTCGCAGGTGGGCACGCGGCCCGGGCCTTGTCTCCCGCGGCTCCCGCCGAACCTCCCCTTCCCGGCCCGGCTGTCCCTATTCCCGCCTGCCGCAGTCGTCTCCCCAGTGGTGGTCCGGGGCCGCCGTTAGTCTGCCGCTTCCTTACCCCAAGCCCACCCTTCCCTTTTAtccccaacctcctgggccccCTTCAGCCTGTGTCCAGCAGGGGCCCCCATCTCCCCTCTCTCTAACTCTGTCCGGCCAGCCAGGAAGGACCCTGGAGCAGCTGCTCTGTCCGTCCTCTCCAGCCTCGTCCTGGTGCACCACTGCTTTTCACGAAACCAGCCCGCGACCTCTCAGATCCAGACATCTTTGTCCCTGCTTTTCCCATcctaagattatttatttatttattagggaCCAAATGGGAGACGTCAGGTTAAAGAGATTTTCAAATCCATAGGGATTTGCGGTGAGCTCCTTGACAGCTAGTTCCTCTGCAATTTAGTTTGACAAGTGCTAGCtagtactttttctttctttttttggcaaaATGGAGCAAGTACCCATGTCTGTCTGCAGTCTGCCCTCCTCCCCTGGAAATAGACCGGAAACAGAACAGCAAGTGGCTctggcaggggaggggagagaggagaaaaggatcTATTTGGCATTTGGAAGACGTTGTGAGTGAGCAAGTGTTTGAGGGGGTGTGATGTGTTTAGTGACTCACCCTATACTTCGAGgcacaaaaatggaaaaggatgGGTAGGAAGAAGACTGACAAAGGATAAGAACTGGCAGGAAGAAGGGTTACCGAGGCAGAGGGGTGGATTGGAACACTGGGGAGATGAGAGGAGAGACTTGCATTCATTATGTGGTATGAACTGAGGTCATAATACCAGTTCTCGTTGTTGACCAAGTTTAGTTTACACTGCAAAGTGCTAGATTG
The window above is part of the Macaca fascicularis isolate 582-1 chromosome 7, T2T-MFA8v1.1 genome. Proteins encoded here:
- the GON7 gene encoding EKC/KEOPS complex subunit GON7, which produces MELLGEYVGQEGKPQKLRVSCEAPGDGDPFQGLLSGVAQMKELVTELFGPLVQAEVQHRVAAAPDEALDGDDEDDAEDENNIDNRTNFDGPSAKRPKPPS